The following proteins are encoded in a genomic region of Leucoraja erinacea ecotype New England chromosome 23, Leri_hhj_1, whole genome shotgun sequence:
- the LOC129708234 gene encoding LOW QUALITY PROTEIN: mitochondrial dicarboxylate carrier-like (The sequence of the model RefSeq protein was modified relative to this genomic sequence to represent the inferred CDS: inserted 2 bases in 2 codons; deleted 2 bases in 1 codon), translating into MAEKRVSRWYFGGLASCGAACCTHPLDLLKVHLQTQQEVRRGMTGXALQVVRNDGILALYNGLSASLCRQMTYSLTRFAIYETVRDHIAGDTNCPPELPFYQKGSAGGGSPGGFVGTPADMVNVRMQNDVKLPPELRRNYKHALDGIYRVFREEGVRKMFSGASMASSRGALVTIGQLSCYDQAKQLVLSTXFLNDNIITHFLSSFIAGGCATFLCQPLDVLKTRLMSSKGEYRGVWHCLQETARLGPLGFYKVSRQTPDRVRGHVRGSGVGCTDDLETPLSIIPGYQKKKLVPASVIQSTYQHVENAADLRTIPLYFLLGVCRSSPGRHLELLLKEVVCILKSCFVAGKSPRVPVDSGCSLSSSSRARTRPRERGGQPARAERSSSPEP; encoded by the exons ATGGCGGAGAAACGCGTCTCCCGCTGGTATTTCGGCGGCTTGGCATCGTGCGGGGCGGCGTGTTGTACTCACCCACTGGACCTGCTCAAG gttcACCTGCAGACTCAGCAGGAGGTGCGGAGGGGCATGACCG TGGCCCTGCAGGTGGTCCGCAACGATGGAATCCTCGCCCTCTACAATGGTCTCAGCGCCTCACTCTGCAgacag atgaCCTACTCACTGACTCGCTTCGCCATCTACGAGACGGTGAGGGACCACATCGCGGGCGACACCAACTGCCCCCCCGAG CTCCCCTTCTACCAGAAGGGTTCTGCTGGCGGC GGTTCACCGGGGGGTTTTGTGGGTACGCCGGCCGACATGGTCAACGTCAG GATGCAGAACGACGTGAAGTTGCCGCCAGAGCTGCGCCGGAA CTACAAGCACGCATTGGACGGGATTTACCGAGTTTTCAGGGAAG agggaGTGAGGAAGATGTTCTCGGGGGCATCAATGGCATCGAGTCGGGGGGCACTCGTCACCATCGGGCAG tTGTCCTGCTATGACCAGGCAAAGCAGCTCGTGCTCAGCA GCTTCCTGAACGACAACATCATCACACACTTCCTCTCCAGCTTCATCGCC gGAGGTTGTGCCACCTTCCTCTGCCAACCACTCGATGTTCTCAAGACCCGGCTGATGAGCTCCAAGGGGGAGTATCGG ggAGTGTGGCACTGCCTGCAGGAGACGGCCCGTCTGGGACCCTTGGGCTTCTACAAGGTGAGTAGACAGACACCTGATAGAGTCAGGGGTCACGTTCGGGGGTCAGGGGTCGGCTGCACGGATGATTTGGAAACCCCtctg TCAATCATTCCGGGATATCAGAAAAAGAAACTGGTCCCTGCTTCTGTCATCCAGTCAACTTATCAACATGTCGAAA atgctgccgacctGAGGACTATTCCCCTGTATTTTCTGCTCGGGGTCTGTCGGTCGAGTCCCGGGCGGCATTTGGAACTATTATTGAAGGAGGTGGTTTGTATTTTGAAGTCTTGCTTCGTTGCG gggaaatcccccagggtgcccgtggacagcgggtGTTCCCTCTCTAGTTCCAGCCGGGCGCGGACTAGACCCCGGGAACggggcgggcagccggctcgggcagagcgcTCTTCCAGCCCGGAGCCGTGA